One part of the Dysidea avara chromosome 10, odDysAvar1.4, whole genome shotgun sequence genome encodes these proteins:
- the LOC136237030 gene encoding uncharacterized protein has product MELKADSTPAMKYLQNLVIPYVGDKWYRLGVQLLEVDQENKLQLIESNERDVDTCCYKMFRYWLQTHPNANWHHLIAALRSRGVELISLAADLEKKFSVLSPDMKSSDKEIDNGGINFEKYKDVSLAFSALTSKFQVEPETSSYFQVVKSRCISRAKHREMKTAIEGTHNIHGLLQLLDINSMFFNWINIKFLETIATAVTVASGNNKLERIVQDYKDAIYSRTLRQVWDDIPSYRQVKDKYYSKLKSVFCDKDPDNVTVKEVITQCAPQLIKNIALDIMEISEGSLTISWLISTNEAYQAFLSLLTVPQESRQDNFLQVGAWIIYHPQFVLAEQKKIHAMIPTPTLLMGYYHGLLMRDIDIDQLMDKMFFSELLTDQDQNLIFTGYSVYQRKCLMLNYARCMGTKQLLVFCNLVQELCPEIGSQLKIGLQSDTSAYSGSHDDDIAKPAIILHDQCLHINTTSVHIEFSHLVDQIRELLQQHDHEQLFEQCREMKASDNYCINLFSDHQIKIFNEFKNATILLWSLSAYFTWSDYSILRVLGSSSKDTIKLLDEFDSQLNCTELIASYPIPHLSSDMIPTDPTSTHTVLAIRCDQELYNCTLQYVYDMKSLMVEKCDITLHCLQLLAVRPNPTIIYWTIPKCVVELISSNVPIHSDYLYSRGVVEVLVYPEPLLATSDGVRIGSLAFVADSEDSTDEEWTTLFHKHETERLEIQKQFKRKVEESKTYKQQIVQKDSEYMMLKLKSQESDSVIKGLVKTHDQLKKDLNLSRDKVEGAIKRLQVACEDVKSDFQSISLHETIESDVSKHLKTDQDLTFLTKLNILSHEIEDMKEIFEKDDVEERKLWDSQLTGPNQKGLQTVITTEPLQKMQLEIPLKNGQWRYIMYHKVAKFNKLKSKAVSKLVNIQEPKENSNSPFIVVEGNPAVVKTVVKELNDLIDTICTNDPPLEMTRPGTIRYLLSKDGQSIISGIEMQVLYSVHCWYTRICRVF; this is encoded by the exons CTGATTCTACACCAGCAATGAAATACCTCCAAAACCTTGTGATCCCTTATGTGGGAGACAAGTGGTACAGGCTAGGAGTGCAACTACTAGAAGTGGACCAGGAGAATAAACTGCAGCTGATTGAATCTAATGAACGTGATGTGGATACCTGTTGCTACAAAATGTTCCGTTACTGGCTTCAAACTCATCCAAATGCTAACTGGCATCACTTGATAGCAGCGTTGAGATCACGTGGTGTGGAACTAATTAGTTTAGCTGCTGACTTAGAAAAGAAATTTAGTG tgttgtccCCTGATATGAAATCTTCTGATAAAGAAA TAGATAATGGTGGTATAAACTTTGAGAAATACAAGGACGTTTCTCTTGCATTTTCTGCTTTGACCAGCAAATTTCAAGTTGAACCTGAAACTTCTTCATATTTTCAAGTTGTTAAGAGTCGGTGTATTAGCAGGGCTAAGCATAGAGAGATGAAAACAGCAATTGAAGGGACACATAACATTCATGGTCTCTTGCAATTGCTTGATATAAATAGCATGTTTTTTAATTGGATTAACATAAAGTTTTTAGAAACAATAGCTACTGCAGTGACTGTTGCTTCAGGAAACAACAAACTTGAGAGGATAGTACAAGATTACAAGGATGCTATCTATTCCAGAACACTGCGTCAAGTTTGGGATGATATTCCATCATATCGACAAGTGAAGGACAAATATTATAGCAAATTAAAATCTGTTTTTTGTGATAAAGATCCTGATAATGTGACAGTGAAAGAAGTGATTACGCAATGTGCACCACAATTGATTAAAAACATAGCTTTAGATATCATGGAGATCAGTGAAGGATCTCTGACAATTTCCTGGCTTATATCAACTAATGAAGCTTATCAAGCATTCCTGTCCTTGCTAACTGTTCCTCAGGAATCACGGCAAGATAATTTCTTACAAGTTGGGGCATGGATAATTTATCACCCACAATTTGTTCTGGCAGAGCAAAAGAAAATCCATG CAATGATACCAACTCCTACACTACTGATGGGTTATTATCATGGCTTGTTGATGAGAGATATTGACATTGATCAGTTGATGGATAAGATGTTCTTTAGCGAACTACTGACTGATCAGGACCAAAACCTCATCTTCACTGGATACAGTGTTTACCAGAGAAAATGCCTTATGTTGAATTATGCCAGATGTATGGGTACTAAACAGCTGTTGGTATTTTGTAACCTGGTACAAGAGTTGTGTCCAGAGATTGGTTCACAGTTGAAAATAG GTTTGCAGTCTGATACCTCTGCTTacagtggatcacatgatgatgACATTGCCAAACCAGCAATCATATTACATGATCAGTGTTTACACATCAATACAACGTCAGTACATATTGAGTTCTCTCATCTTGTTGATCAAATAAGGGAATTGTTACAACAACATGATCATGAGCAGCTGTTTGAGCAGTGTAGAGAGATGAAAGCCAGTGATAATTACTGTATCAATTTATTTTCTGATCATCAGATAAAGATATTTAATGAATTCAAGAATGCAACCATCCTTTTGTGGAGTTTGTCTGCTTATTTTACTTGGAGTGATTACTCAATCCTCAGGGTACTTGGTAGCTCTTCCAAAGATACTATCAAATTACTTGATGAGTTTGACTCCCAATTAAACTGTACAGAGCTGATTGCTTCCTACCCTATACCACACTTGTCATCAGATATGATCCCCACTGATCCTAccagtacacatacagtactagcCATCAGGTGTGACCAGGAACTGTACAACTGTACACTCCAGTATGTGTATGACATGAAGTCACTGATGGTTGAGAAGTGTGACATCACACTACACTGTCTGCAGCTACTAGCAGTCAGACCCAACCCTACCATAATATACTGGACTATCCCAAAGTGTGTGGTGGAGTTGATCAGTAGTAACGTACCAATACACAGTGACTACTTGTACTCCAGAGGAGTAGTTGAAGTGTTGGTGTATCCTGAACCACTACTAGCCACTAGTGATGGTGTTAGGATTGGATCATTAGCTTTTGTCGCTGATAGTGAAGACAGTACTGATGAG GAGTGGACTACTCTGTTTCATAAACATGAAACAGAAAGATTGGAGATTCAGAAACAGTTTAAAAGGAAAGTAGAA GAAAGCAAAACTTATAAACAACAAATTGTTCAGAAGGATTCAGAGTATATGATGCTGAAGTTAAAGTCCCAGGAATCTGATAGTGTAATAAAAGGACTTGTGAAAACACATGATCAACTGAAGAAAGATTTAAACCTGAGCCGTGATAAAGTTGAAGGAGCAATCAAAAGACTTCAAGTGGCATGTGAAGATGTCAAAtctgattttcaaagcatttcattacat GAGACCATTGAAAGTGACGTGTCCAAACATCTGAAGACTGACCAGGATTTGACATTTCTAACAAAATTAAACATCTTAAGCCATGAAATTGAAGACATGAAG gaaatatttgaaaaagATGATGTAGAGGAAAGAAAGCTTTGGGATAGCCAACTGACAGGCCCCAATCAAAAAG GCTTACAAACAGTAATCACAACTGAACCATTGCAAAAAATGCAGTTAGAGATTCCCCTTAAGAATGGTCAATGGAGATACATTATGTACCACAAAGTGGCCAAGTTTAACAAGCTAAAATCAAAAGCAGTAAGTAAACTTGTTAACATCCAAGAGCCTAAAGAAAATAGCAATAGTCCATTTATCGTAGTGGAAGGTAATCCAGCTGTAGTCAAAACGGTTGTGAAAGAATTAAATGACCTAATTGATACTATTTGTACAAATGATCCTCCACTAGAAATGACAAGACCTGGAACAATACGATACCTGCTTAGTAAAGATGGTCAAAGTATAATAAGTGGGATTGAAATGCAAGTCCTGTATTCAGTTCACTGTTGGTACACAAGGATTTGTAGAGTCTTCTAA
- the LOC136236875 gene encoding protein mono-ADP-ribosyltransferase PARP14-like, with amino-acid sequence MSQDEATSNSENIKPIVLALIKFHLSEGISQAAEVYVNSASNDLDLSKGEISKYLLKVGGQAIQDECSSYVAKYGLVPKGGIAVTGPGKLSCKRVIHTVGVPYEEQNSKEVLQSIVKQCLQEADKCQATSIAFPALGAGNLEYPPKVVARLMVETIAAYLKTHKKTTTLETVRLTILLTVVYKEFIGVLKKQSQKRNMDAYSTTTTQQSMSFFAVGKLTIEIIQGDISEDDCDVVVNPTDTQMKLDSEVGKALLKKAGKDLESSLIKEISVLKEGEIFVTPAYGNLKCKYIYHVVLPDSFTKIISACLAKVDEQQLTSICFPVTGIGVYRPRKFAQSICEAVLSSNPCCLQMLRVVIFQTHVYHIFIQTCSSVLLLSSQPTAHNLSGSSKQITAASKDSKHESEGGIVLHINVFAGSAHQVQSALTQVQKFIQDRFIVHVIENDDRVTKLTKEQVRHLEEKAEAQQVEIKLEFQLKKIYLIGDEEDVKEMVTQVMNLFGRIAVEEGDRKVAKLLKDTITWKWQTDDEEYNAYDYMANYAIEQAYQTFRSGGCQDFMYNDQVKGAVKFPPLWDPIPLDGSGKESICHVVDLQPSSQEYNIVLDAFKTISYGNGVYFSVSAAYSAHKQHTPQDDNGNRFMFYACVLIGEYTQGKEGLILPPPKDSSKSATILYDSVVDNTNNPNVFVVFGDAQCYPEYLITFR; translated from the exons atgtctcaggatgaagcaacatcaaacagtgaaaacatcaagcccatagtcttagcCCTTATCAAGTttcacttgtctgaaggcattagtcaggcg GCTGAAGTATATGTTAATAGTGCTTCAAATGATCTTGATCTCAGTAAAGGAGAAATTTCCAAGTACTTACTGAAAGTTGGTGGTCAGGCTATTCAAGATGAGTGTAGTTCTTATGTTGCTAAATATGGACTTGTACCTAAAGGAGGAATTGCTGTAACTGGTCCTGGAAAGTTATCATGCAAAAGAGTTATACATACAGTTGGTGTACCTTATGAAGAGCAAAATTCTAAGGAA GTTCTTCAAAGCATAGTGAAACAGTGCTTACAAGAAGCTGACAAATGTCAAGCAACCTCAATCGCTTTTCCAGCTCTTGGTGCTGGCAATCTTGAGTACCCACCCAAGGTTGTTGCCAGGTTAATGGTAGAAACCATAGCTGCTTATTTAAAAACACACAAGAAGACAACCACCCTTGAAACTGTCAGGCTTACCATTCTTCTGACAGTTGTATATAAAGAATTTATTGGTGTATTAAAGAAGCAAAGCCAGAAGAGAAACATGGACGCTTactcaacaacaacaacacagcaATCAATGTCTTTCTTTGCAGTAGGTAAACTTACCATTGAGATTATACAAGGAGACATTTCAGAAGATGACTGTGATGTAGTGGTCAATCCTACCGATACGCAAATGAAATTGGATAGTGAAGTCGGAAAAGCTTTACTAAAGAAAGCTGGGAAAGATTTGGAAAGCTCTTTGATTAAAGAAATTTCTGTATTAAAAGAGGGAGAAATTTTTGTTACTCCAGCTTATGGAAATTTAAAATGCAAATACATCTACCATGTGGTATTGCCAGATTCTTTTACAAAAATAATCTCTGCTTGTCTAGCAAAGGTAGATGAGCAACAATTGACATCGATATGTTTCCCTGTGACTGGAATAGGAGTGTACAGACCTAGAAAATTTGCTCAGAGCATCTGTGAAGCTGTACTAAGCAGTAATCCTTGTTGCCTACAAATGTTACGAGTTGTAATTTTCCAAACTCATGTATACCATATTTTCATTCAAACATGTTCTAGTGTGTTGCTACTGTCATCTCAACCAACAGCTCACAATCTAAGTGGATCCAGTAAACAAATTACTGCAGCTTCAAAGGATAGCAAACATGAGAGTGAAGGAGGCATTGTCTTACATATTAATGTATTTGCTGGAAGTGCTCATCAAGTTCAGTCTGCTTTAACACAAGTTCAAAAATTTATACAAGATCGTTTTATAGTCCATGTTATTGAAAATGATGACCGAGTAACTAAGCTTACAAAAGAGCAAGTTAGACACCTTGAAGAGAAAGCTGAAGCACAGCAAGTTGAAATAAAGCTTGAGTTTCAATTAAAGAAGATTTACTTAATAGGTGATGAAGAAGATGTCAAGGAAATGGTAACACAAGTCATGAATCTTTTTGGTAGAATAGCAGTTGAAGAAGGGGACAGAAAAGTAGCCAAATTATTAAAAGACACAATAACATGGAAATGGCAAACTGATGATGAAGAATATAACGCTTATGATTATATGGCCAATTATGCTATAGAACAAGCCTATCAAACTTTCAGATCAGGAGGCTGTCAAGATTTCATGTATAATGATCAGGTGAAGGGAGCAG TAAAGTTTCCACCATTGTGGGACCCAATTCCACTGGATGGCAGTGGCAAAGAGAGCATCTGTCATGTTGTTGACTTACAGCCATCAAGTCAAGAGTATAACATTGTACTTGATGCCTTCAAAA CAATCTCATATGGCAATGGAGTGTACTTTTCAGTCAGTGCTGCTTATTCAGCTCATAAGCAGCACACTCCTCAAGATGACAATGGCAACAGGTTCATGTTTTATGCTTGTGTACTCATAGGAGAGTACACACAGGGTAAAGAGGGTTTGATACTTCCACCACCTAAAGATTCTAGCAAGAGTGCTACAATCTTGTATGACTCGGTAGTGGACAACACAAACAATCCTAATGTGTTTGTTGTGTTTGGTGATGCACAGTGTTATCCTGAATATCTCATCACATTTAGATAG